A section of the Microbacterium sp. MM2322 genome encodes:
- a CDS encoding LuxR C-terminal-related transcriptional regulator: MITEPRSEFVGRRRELDALAETLERSRLVTLTGIGGVGKTRLAVRAANAYAPRTSTGVVFVPLDRVSDARLVAEAIAQALPFGELTTRDPLEYIVDTLADERTLIVLDNCEHLIDAVASIVDELLDALPLLTVMATSRRRLDVDGEQVFPVPPLTTRSPEDPTVAAGPAESEAVTLLVARARAADAGFTLSDADRPVAEQLCRSLDGLPLAIELAAARLRTLSVIELTRRLSQRFTLLRGGGRAPVSRQRTLRAVVDWSHELCTPVERDLWAALSVFAGSFDLAAAVAVSGGDEADTVDTLDALIAQSLVEADRDAGRFHLLETIRGYGRDRAEESGSRTLHVRRHLDHFRGLARLASRHWHGPAQRRILSGQRADRAELDAALRTAIALDADVALDLFRDLRYHWAVGGFLPEGRRWARRVLALPGASPASRGPALLVAAWLSVLQGSLVETQAQLDEAWSLRAALPPESAELYEVEWRRWCGTRALFAGDGERARAEFTRSIELARALDHPEEALMAQFQLTVALLQLDSPDAALPAGEGLRYAEGIGDRWLRSMSLWAIALALYADGELDEAEARAREALEMEEGIDDPVGDCLVLELLSWIDADRSPTERTAVLLGAARSWWRRIDSGIEVHGPHMAARHDRCVATVRRRLGDDTFQRMSAVGERLTPTEAAAFAGAPGRPSAGLSAREGEVAAGIHQGLSNREIAANLVLSVRTVDTHVQRILAKLGFTSRAQIAAWYQSTLAVRPEHIR; this comes from the coding sequence GTGATCACAGAGCCCCGCAGCGAGTTCGTCGGCAGGAGACGCGAACTCGACGCGCTCGCCGAGACCCTCGAGCGCTCGCGCCTGGTCACCCTGACCGGCATCGGCGGTGTCGGGAAGACGCGCCTCGCCGTGCGGGCCGCCAACGCCTACGCCCCGCGCACGTCGACCGGCGTCGTCTTCGTCCCGCTCGACCGCGTCAGCGACGCCCGCCTCGTCGCCGAGGCGATCGCACAGGCGCTTCCGTTCGGGGAGCTCACCACCCGCGACCCCCTCGAGTACATCGTCGACACGCTCGCCGACGAACGGACGCTGATCGTCCTCGACAACTGCGAGCACCTCATCGACGCCGTCGCCTCGATCGTCGACGAACTGCTCGACGCCCTCCCCCTCCTGACCGTCATGGCGACCAGCCGGCGTCGCCTCGACGTCGACGGCGAGCAGGTGTTCCCGGTGCCTCCTTTGACCACCAGAAGCCCCGAGGATCCGACCGTCGCAGCCGGCCCCGCGGAGTCGGAAGCGGTGACCCTCCTCGTGGCTCGCGCCCGCGCCGCGGATGCCGGGTTCACCCTCAGCGACGCGGACCGGCCTGTGGCGGAACAGCTCTGCCGGTCGCTGGACGGTCTCCCCCTCGCGATCGAGCTGGCGGCGGCGCGGCTTCGCACCCTCTCGGTCATCGAACTCACGAGGCGCCTGTCGCAGCGGTTCACGCTCCTGCGCGGCGGCGGACGCGCGCCCGTCTCGCGCCAGCGGACGCTCCGGGCGGTGGTGGATTGGAGTCACGAGCTGTGCACGCCCGTTGAACGCGACCTGTGGGCTGCGCTCAGTGTCTTCGCGGGATCCTTCGACCTGGCCGCCGCCGTCGCCGTCTCGGGCGGCGACGAGGCGGACACCGTCGACACGCTCGATGCGCTCATCGCCCAGTCCCTCGTCGAGGCCGACCGCGACGCGGGGCGCTTCCACCTGCTCGAGACGATCCGCGGCTACGGTCGCGACCGCGCCGAGGAATCCGGCAGCCGCACCCTGCACGTGCGCCGACACCTCGACCACTTCCGCGGCCTCGCCCGGCTGGCATCGCGCCACTGGCACGGTCCCGCGCAACGCCGCATCCTGTCGGGTCAACGCGCGGACCGGGCGGAATTGGATGCCGCGCTCCGCACCGCGATCGCCCTCGACGCCGACGTCGCGCTCGACCTGTTCCGCGACCTGCGCTACCACTGGGCCGTCGGCGGGTTCCTCCCCGAAGGCCGCCGGTGGGCGCGACGCGTACTGGCGCTCCCCGGTGCGTCGCCGGCCTCCCGCGGACCGGCGCTCCTGGTCGCGGCGTGGCTCAGCGTGCTGCAGGGGTCGCTCGTCGAGACGCAGGCTCAGCTCGACGAAGCCTGGTCGCTGCGCGCCGCCCTTCCCCCCGAGAGCGCCGAGCTGTACGAGGTCGAGTGGCGGCGATGGTGCGGAACCCGCGCGCTGTTCGCCGGGGACGGCGAGCGCGCGCGCGCCGAGTTCACCCGGTCGATCGAGCTCGCGCGGGCGCTCGACCACCCCGAGGAGGCGTTGATGGCGCAGTTCCAGCTGACCGTCGCACTCCTGCAGCTGGATTCCCCGGACGCAGCCCTGCCGGCCGGCGAAGGGCTGCGATACGCGGAGGGGATCGGCGACAGGTGGCTGCGTTCGATGTCGCTGTGGGCGATCGCCCTCGCCCTCTACGCCGACGGTGAGCTCGACGAGGCCGAGGCGCGGGCACGCGAAGCGCTCGAGATGGAAGAGGGCATCGACGACCCCGTCGGCGACTGCCTCGTGCTCGAACTCCTCAGCTGGATCGACGCCGACCGCTCACCCACCGAACGCACCGCCGTCCTGCTGGGCGCGGCGCGCAGCTGGTGGCGTCGCATCGACTCCGGCATCGAGGTGCACGGACCGCATATGGCTGCGCGCCACGACCGCTGCGTCGCGACGGTCCGCCGACGACTCGGCGACGACACGTTCCAGCGGATGTCCGCGGTCGGCGAGCGCCTCACTCCCACCGAGGCGGCGGCCTTCGCGGGGGCACCCGGGCGCCCGTCAGCGGGACTCAGCGCCCGTGAGGGGGAGGTGGCCGCCGGCATCCATCAAGGGCTCAGCAACCGGGAGATCGCGGCGAATCTCGTGCTGTCGGTGCGGACGGTCGACACGCACGTCCAGCGCATCCTCGCGAAGCTCGGCTTCACGTCTCGCGCGCAGATCGCCGCCTGGTACCAGTCGACGCTCGCGGTGCGTCCCGAGCACATTCGGTAG
- a CDS encoding metalloregulator ArsR/SmtB family transcription factor — protein sequence MSSTLTSTTNDDTCAPSSTHAIGEAAATALATTLKALSDPLRLRMLSAIATDARGESCVCDLAELAEVSQPTVSHHLKVLRDTGVLTSERRGTWVWYRIDPALRPAVTTLLDSFAPAAVIPTVRPEHTGLEDVDDALTHLAEALGGLYPSLSGGLVATIVRESYTSLAKAARVKTHLLSLTERFARQRLIDITRDRDTGLPQVLFVCVANAGRSQLAAALVNQRSAGAVIARSAGSTPANDIHPNVQPLLDELIPDGDQELRFPKPLTDDAVRAADVVITMGCGDVCPIIPGVRYEDWTVGDPALASAEGVAAISDDIARRVDILLATLTTTR from the coding sequence ATGAGTTCCACACTCACCTCCACCACGAACGACGACACCTGCGCACCCTCGTCAACGCACGCCATCGGGGAAGCGGCGGCCACCGCCCTCGCCACCACGTTGAAGGCCCTGTCGGACCCGCTGCGGCTGCGGATGCTGTCCGCCATCGCCACGGATGCCCGCGGGGAGTCGTGTGTGTGCGACCTCGCCGAGCTGGCGGAGGTGTCGCAGCCGACCGTCTCGCACCACCTGAAAGTGCTGCGAGACACCGGCGTGCTGACATCCGAGCGACGCGGAACGTGGGTCTGGTACCGGATCGACCCTGCACTTCGCCCCGCCGTCACCACCCTGCTCGACTCGTTCGCTCCCGCGGCCGTCATCCCGACCGTCCGCCCCGAGCACACCGGGCTCGAAGACGTCGACGACGCCCTCACCCACCTCGCCGAAGCTCTCGGCGGGCTCTACCCGAGCCTCAGCGGGGGGCTCGTCGCGACCATCGTCCGCGAGTCCTACACGTCGCTCGCAAAGGCTGCCCGGGTGAAAACCCACCTGCTGTCACTCACCGAGCGATTCGCGCGTCAGCGGCTCATCGACATCACGCGCGACCGCGACACCGGGCTCCCGCAGGTGCTCTTCGTCTGCGTGGCGAATGCCGGCAGGTCCCAGCTCGCCGCGGCCCTCGTCAACCAGCGCTCCGCCGGGGCCGTCATCGCCCGCTCCGCCGGTTCTACTCCGGCCAACGACATCCACCCGAACGTGCAGCCCCTCCTCGACGAGCTGATCCCCGACGGCGACCAGGAACTCAGATTCCCCAAGCCGCTCACCGACGATGCCGTCCGGGCTGCCGACGTCGTCATCACCATGGGCTGCGGAGACGTCTGCCCCATCATCCCCGGCGTCCGCTACGAAGACTGGACCGTCGGCGACCCCGCTCTCGCCTCCGCAGAGGGTGTCGCCGCCATCAGTGACGACATCGCCCGCCGCGTCGACATCCTCCTCGCCACCCTCACCACCACTCGCTGA
- a CDS encoding magnesium and cobalt transport protein CorA, translating to MALIDNGIYVAGRRTGNPTTLDETFELLHEREGMAWIGLYRPDADEVHAVAREFDLHPLAVEDALKGHQRAKLERFGETLFVVLRPARYIDSREVVEFGEVHLFIGPQFVVTVRHAENPDLGRVRSRLEASPDLLALGPEAVLYAVLDEVVDGYAPVAAGLENDIDEIEDQLFAGDPAVSRRIYELLGEVISFQRATRPLRDMLDALQRGADKYRVDLELQRSLRDVLDHVIRITERVDGFRSLLENALTVHSTLVTQQQNDEMRRLSEASLAQNEETRKLSETGLAQNEEIKKISSWAAILFAPTLIGTIYGMNFTHMPELDWPLGYPLAVVAMVLGGVALHAIFKRKKWL from the coding sequence ATGGCACTTATCGACAACGGGATCTACGTCGCCGGCCGACGCACCGGGAACCCCACGACACTCGACGAGACGTTCGAGCTCTTGCACGAACGCGAGGGGATGGCGTGGATCGGGCTGTACCGCCCGGATGCGGACGAGGTTCACGCGGTCGCGCGGGAGTTCGACCTCCACCCTCTCGCGGTCGAAGACGCGCTGAAGGGACATCAGCGCGCGAAGCTCGAACGATTCGGCGAGACCTTGTTCGTCGTCCTGCGACCGGCGCGGTACATCGACAGCCGTGAGGTGGTCGAGTTCGGCGAGGTTCACCTGTTCATCGGACCGCAGTTCGTCGTCACGGTTCGGCACGCCGAGAACCCTGATCTGGGCAGAGTGCGATCGCGTCTGGAAGCCAGCCCCGACCTCTTGGCCCTGGGGCCGGAGGCCGTGCTGTACGCCGTCCTCGACGAGGTGGTCGACGGCTACGCGCCCGTGGCAGCGGGGTTGGAGAACGACATCGACGAGATCGAAGATCAGCTCTTCGCCGGGGATCCCGCGGTGTCGCGCCGGATCTACGAACTGCTGGGGGAGGTCATCTCCTTCCAGCGCGCAACCCGGCCGCTCCGCGACATGCTCGACGCGCTGCAGCGCGGCGCCGACAAGTACCGCGTGGACCTCGAGCTGCAGCGGTCACTTCGCGACGTCCTGGATCACGTCATCCGGATCACGGAGCGGGTCGACGGATTCCGGTCGCTCCTGGAAAACGCTCTCACCGTCCACTCGACACTGGTGACTCAGCAGCAGAACGACGAGATGCGCCGTCTCTCGGAGGCCAGCCTCGCTCAGAACGAGGAGACGAGAAAGCTCTCCGAGACGGGACTCGCTCAAAACGAGGAGATCAAGAAGATCTCCTCGTGGGCCGCGATCCTCTTCGCCCCCACACTCATCGGCACCATCTACGGCATGAACTTCACCCACATGCCCGAACTCGATTGGCCGCTGGGCTACCCCCTGGCTGTCGTGGCGATGGTGCTCGGAGGGGTGGCGCTCCACGCCATCTTCAAGCGCAAGAAGTGGCTCTGA
- a CDS encoding NAD(P)-dependent alcohol dehydrogenase codes for MTAGRAAIIEAPSQVAVADVEYGDPGPGEVLVRLTATGLCHTDLGVLAGGIPFPTPGIIGHEGAGRVEKVGAGVASVVPGDAVLLSFTSCGTCGSCRSAHPAYCETWLPRNLLGGIRAEGSAGITRDGAAIASHFFGQSSFGTYAIADERSLVRVADDADLTVLAPLGCGVLTGFGSMWNVLDPGASDIVAVYGAGAVGLSAVMAAAMRAPAQLIAVDRVPARLDLARELGATAVIDASTEDVAARLAELTGGRGVTLAFDTTGHPGVARTALDAAAARGTVLVCGAPPPGTEIPVDIQGLLTGKILRGVTMGDTEPRELIPQLVALHAEGRLPLEKLEKRYALDDIEDAIADMHNGMTVKPVIVY; via the coding sequence GTGACCGCGGGGCGCGCTGCGATCATCGAGGCGCCGTCGCAGGTCGCCGTGGCGGATGTGGAGTACGGCGACCCCGGTCCCGGCGAAGTGCTCGTGCGCCTGACGGCGACCGGACTGTGCCACACCGATCTCGGCGTGCTGGCCGGCGGCATCCCGTTCCCCACTCCCGGGATCATCGGTCACGAGGGAGCCGGGCGCGTCGAGAAGGTCGGGGCAGGCGTGGCCTCGGTCGTGCCGGGCGACGCGGTCCTGTTGAGCTTCACGTCGTGCGGTACCTGCGGCTCGTGCCGTTCCGCGCACCCCGCGTACTGCGAGACGTGGCTGCCGCGGAACCTGCTCGGCGGCATCCGCGCCGAGGGGTCGGCGGGCATCACGCGCGACGGCGCGGCGATCGCCTCGCACTTCTTCGGCCAGTCCTCGTTCGGCACGTACGCGATCGCCGACGAACGGTCCCTGGTGCGCGTCGCCGACGACGCCGACCTCACCGTGCTGGCGCCACTCGGCTGCGGGGTGCTCACCGGGTTCGGCTCGATGTGGAACGTGCTCGATCCGGGTGCGAGCGACATCGTGGCCGTTTACGGCGCGGGCGCCGTGGGGCTGTCCGCCGTCATGGCGGCGGCCATGCGCGCTCCGGCGCAGCTGATCGCCGTCGACCGGGTACCCGCACGGCTCGACCTGGCCCGCGAGCTCGGCGCGACGGCCGTGATCGACGCGTCGACGGAGGATGTCGCAGCCCGCCTCGCGGAGCTCACCGGCGGCCGCGGCGTCACGCTCGCCTTCGACACGACGGGCCACCCCGGCGTCGCGCGCACCGCGCTGGACGCAGCGGCCGCTCGCGGCACGGTCCTCGTCTGCGGTGCGCCGCCGCCGGGAACCGAGATCCCCGTCGACATCCAGGGACTCCTGACGGGAAAGATCCTCCGCGGCGTCACGATGGGCGACACGGAACCGCGCGAGCTGATCCCGCAGCTCGTCGCCCTGCACGCCGAGGGCCGACTCCCGCTCGAGAAGCTGGAGAAGCGCTACGCCCTCGACGACATCGAGGACGCCATCGCCGACATGCACAACGGCATGACCGTGAAACCGGTCATCGTCTACTGA
- a CDS encoding aldehyde dehydrogenase family protein, which produces MLTGQTTLAFPGRLFIGGSWHDAADGGRMDVIAPSTGEKITDVAKATVADVDAAVSAARRAFDEGPWPRMSSRERARILQRAYTLMRERSEELAQLESLDVGKPITFARVVDVNNAAELYEYYAALGHHLDGDVREITGDAHAYVRSEPLGVVAAITPFNFPLILSSTKIAPALVAGNTVVHKPASDTPLSALFMAELLRDAGVPEGVFNVVTGPGSTLGDHLVGHPDVDKVAFTGSTDIGAHAAALAGRSLTPFTAELGGNAANILFADADLDRAIHTVISAFVFNAGQFCMAGPRLLVERSLYGVVLGILKDAVPHVPFGDIADPETVIGPLASRTQLEKVASMVDRARAAGARVVTGGHVIERGGGFFYAPTVLADVADDAEVVMDEVFGPVLTVQPFDTEDEAVALANGTAFGLASGIQTADLARAHRVAARLRAGITWVNGWAMLDPAVPFGGVKASGWGREGGPEALQSYQKAHSIVFDLGGAR; this is translated from the coding sequence ATGCTCACCGGTCAGACCACCCTCGCTTTCCCCGGCCGCCTGTTCATCGGAGGGAGCTGGCACGATGCCGCCGACGGCGGCCGCATGGACGTCATCGCTCCGTCGACGGGCGAGAAGATCACGGACGTCGCGAAGGCCACCGTCGCCGATGTGGATGCCGCTGTCAGCGCCGCGCGGCGGGCGTTCGACGAGGGCCCCTGGCCACGGATGTCGAGCCGGGAGCGTGCCCGCATCCTGCAGCGCGCGTACACGCTGATGCGGGAGCGCAGCGAGGAGCTCGCCCAGCTCGAGAGCCTCGATGTCGGCAAGCCGATCACGTTCGCGCGGGTCGTCGACGTCAACAACGCCGCCGAGCTGTACGAGTACTACGCGGCGCTCGGCCACCACCTCGACGGCGACGTGCGCGAGATCACCGGCGACGCCCACGCCTATGTGCGGAGCGAACCGCTCGGCGTCGTCGCCGCGATCACGCCCTTCAACTTCCCCCTGATCCTCTCGAGCACGAAGATCGCGCCGGCGCTCGTCGCGGGCAACACCGTCGTGCACAAGCCCGCGAGCGACACCCCGCTGAGCGCCCTGTTCATGGCGGAGCTGCTGCGCGACGCGGGCGTTCCCGAGGGCGTCTTCAACGTCGTCACCGGACCGGGCTCGACCCTCGGCGACCACCTCGTCGGGCACCCCGACGTCGACAAGGTCGCCTTCACGGGCTCCACCGACATCGGCGCCCACGCGGCCGCCCTCGCCGGCCGCAGTCTGACTCCCTTCACGGCAGAGCTCGGCGGGAACGCCGCGAACATCCTCTTCGCCGACGCCGACCTCGACCGCGCGATCCACACCGTCATCTCGGCGTTCGTGTTCAACGCGGGGCAGTTCTGCATGGCGGGTCCGCGCCTGCTGGTCGAACGATCCCTCTACGGGGTGGTCCTCGGCATCCTGAAGGATGCGGTTCCCCACGTCCCGTTCGGCGACATCGCCGACCCCGAGACAGTGATCGGCCCCCTCGCGAGCAGGACCCAGCTGGAGAAGGTCGCGAGCATGGTCGACCGGGCGCGCGCGGCCGGCGCCCGCGTCGTCACCGGCGGCCATGTCATCGAGCGGGGTGGCGGCTTCTTCTACGCGCCCACGGTTCTCGCCGACGTCGCCGACGATGCCGAGGTCGTCATGGACGAGGTGTTCGGCCCCGTCCTCACGGTGCAGCCGTTCGACACGGAGGACGAAGCCGTCGCGCTCGCCAACGGCACGGCGTTCGGCCTCGCCAGCGGCATCCAGACTGCCGACCTCGCGCGGGCGCACCGGGTCGCCGCGCGCCTGCGCGCCGGGATCACCTGGGTCAACGGCTGGGCCATGCTCGACCCCGCCGTCCCCTTCGGCGGCGTCAAGGCGTCGGGGTGGGGACGCGAAGGCGGACCCGAAGCTCTGCAGTCGTACCAGAAGGCGCATTCGATCGTCTTCGACCTGGGCGGTGCCCGGTGA
- the arsB gene encoding ACR3 family arsenite efflux transporter translates to MSVAAPATRRLSTLDRWLPLWIGLAMVAGILLGRFVPGLSELLSHLEVGGISVPIALGLLVMMYPVLAKVRYDKVAAVTGDKKLLISSLALNWIAGPALMFALAWTFLPDLPEYRTGLIIVGLARCIAMVVIWNDLACGDREAAAVLVAINSVFQVVAFSLLGWFYLTVLPGWLGFDSQGLDVSIWQIALNVLVFLGIPLIAGFASRFIGERRKGRAWYEETFLLKIGPWALYGLLFTIVLLFALQGEQVTSRPVDVLRIAVPLLVYFAVMWFVGLFTGKTLGLGYARSSTLAFTAAGNNFELAIAVAIGTFGATSGQALAGVVGPLIEVPVLVGLVYVSLWAARTWFHTDPYALSAEAVIERTRR, encoded by the coding sequence ATGAGCGTCGCTGCGCCAGCGACCCGCCGGCTGTCGACGCTCGACCGGTGGCTGCCGCTGTGGATCGGCCTCGCCATGGTCGCGGGCATCCTCCTCGGGAGGTTCGTCCCCGGGTTGTCCGAGTTGCTGTCCCACCTCGAGGTGGGCGGCATTTCCGTACCGATCGCGCTCGGGCTGCTGGTCATGATGTACCCGGTTCTCGCGAAGGTCCGCTACGACAAAGTCGCCGCGGTGACGGGCGACAAGAAGCTGCTGATCTCGTCGCTCGCGCTGAACTGGATCGCCGGCCCCGCGCTCATGTTCGCTCTCGCCTGGACGTTCCTACCCGACCTCCCCGAATACCGGACGGGGCTGATCATCGTCGGCCTGGCCCGGTGCATCGCCATGGTCGTCATCTGGAACGATCTCGCCTGCGGTGACCGGGAGGCCGCTGCGGTCCTCGTGGCGATCAACTCGGTGTTCCAAGTTGTCGCGTTCTCGCTCCTGGGGTGGTTCTACCTCACGGTCCTCCCCGGCTGGCTGGGGTTCGACAGTCAGGGCCTCGATGTCTCGATCTGGCAGATCGCGCTGAACGTGCTCGTCTTCCTCGGCATCCCACTGATCGCCGGTTTCGCGTCCCGTTTCATCGGGGAGCGCCGGAAGGGGCGTGCCTGGTACGAAGAGACGTTCCTGCTCAAGATCGGGCCGTGGGCGCTGTACGGGCTGCTGTTCACGATCGTTCTGCTGTTCGCCCTCCAGGGTGAGCAGGTCACGTCGCGGCCGGTGGACGTCCTGCGCATCGCCGTGCCGTTGCTCGTGTACTTCGCTGTGATGTGGTTCGTCGGCCTCTTCACGGGGAAGACCCTCGGCCTGGGCTACGCCCGCTCCTCGACGCTCGCTTTCACCGCGGCGGGGAACAACTTCGAGCTGGCCATCGCCGTCGCGATCGGCACCTTCGGTGCCACCTCCGGCCAAGCCCTCGCCGGCGTCGTCGGACCGCTCATCGAGGTGCCGGTGCTCGTCGGCCTGGTCTACGTCTCGCTGTGGGCGGCGCGCACCTGGTTCCACACCGACCCGTACGCGCTCTCTGCAGAAGCAGTCATAGAAAGGACTCGACGATGA
- the zapE gene encoding cell division protein ZapE produces MRKDELVRAVEAAASADGFALDIAQRAVLDRLSALGSETDSSRSVYIYGEAGRGKSWLADAVYTALPLREKTRVHFHGFFRELHGSIQNHRSEPDAVERAIDDITGNSTVLFFDELHVHDPGDARLLTRLLDHVFARRVTVVATSNYAPDDLLPDPDWHHIFEPGIALITANMDVLPLRGPTDYRTVNDTHTHGFASGTWSTRTPPRTTSAPRSLTLNGRVFPVTSTDDGELTVTFDQLCRTPTSTMEYLRWARDFTRWTVTGVPHFDDAGYAAQQRFINLIDVLVAENVPVDFFADVDIDDFLDAASQRPDAFRMASRLRLLETAVAPELGPGT; encoded by the coding sequence ATGCGGAAAGACGAGCTCGTCCGCGCGGTCGAGGCCGCGGCATCCGCCGACGGGTTCGCCCTCGATATCGCGCAGCGCGCAGTGCTGGATCGCTTGTCCGCGCTCGGGAGCGAGACGGACTCCTCCCGCAGCGTCTACATCTACGGCGAGGCCGGCCGGGGGAAGTCGTGGCTGGCGGATGCGGTCTACACCGCGCTCCCGCTTCGCGAGAAGACCCGTGTCCACTTCCACGGGTTCTTCCGTGAGCTGCACGGCAGCATCCAGAACCACCGGAGCGAGCCCGACGCGGTGGAGCGGGCGATCGATGACATCACCGGCAACAGCACGGTGCTCTTCTTCGACGAGTTGCACGTCCACGACCCCGGCGATGCGCGGCTCCTGACGAGGCTCCTCGACCATGTCTTCGCCCGGAGGGTCACCGTCGTCGCGACATCCAACTACGCACCCGATGACCTGCTCCCCGACCCGGACTGGCATCACATCTTCGAGCCCGGCATCGCCCTCATCACCGCGAACATGGACGTCCTGCCGCTCCGCGGTCCCACGGACTACCGGACGGTCAACGACACCCACACGCACGGCTTCGCCTCGGGCACCTGGTCGACACGGACACCGCCACGCACGACTTCCGCGCCGCGCAGTCTCACGCTCAACGGACGGGTGTTCCCGGTGACGTCGACCGACGACGGCGAGCTGACTGTGACGTTCGACCAGCTCTGCCGCACCCCGACCTCCACGATGGAGTACCTGCGGTGGGCACGCGATTTCACCCGCTGGACCGTGACCGGCGTACCTCACTTCGACGACGCCGGCTACGCGGCACAGCAGCGGTTCATCAACCTGATCGACGTCCTCGTCGCCGAGAACGTGCCGGTCGATTTCTTCGCCGACGTCGACATCGACGACTTCCTGGATGCGGCGTCGCAACGTCCCGACGCGTTCCGGATGGCCAGCCGCCTGCGGCTGTTGGAGACCGCCGTCGCGCCCGAGCTCGGCCCCGGGACCTGA
- a CDS encoding arsenate reductase ArsC encodes MTDTTKPAVLFVCVHNAGRSQMAAGYLRDIAGDRIDVFSAGSEPGNAINPNAVAVMAEEGIDLTGAVPQILTTDAVRHADVVITMGCGDACPIFPGKRYEDWALTDPAGQPIEVVREVRDDIRGRVEALVASLV; translated from the coding sequence ATGACCGACACCACCAAGCCCGCCGTCCTCTTCGTCTGCGTCCACAATGCCGGCCGCTCGCAGATGGCCGCCGGATACCTCCGCGACATCGCCGGCGACCGCATCGACGTCTTCTCCGCAGGGAGCGAGCCCGGCAACGCCATCAACCCCAACGCCGTCGCGGTCATGGCAGAAGAAGGAATCGACCTCACCGGCGCCGTGCCGCAGATCCTCACGACCGACGCCGTCCGTCACGCCGATGTCGTCATCACGATGGGATGCGGCGACGCATGCCCGATCTTCCCCGGCAAGCGCTACGAAGACTGGGCGCTCACCGACCCTGCCGGCCAGCCGATCGAAGTCGTCCGAGAGGTCCGCGACGACATCCGCGGGCGGGTGGAGGCACTGGTCGCGAGCCTCGTCTGA
- a CDS encoding alpha/beta hydrolase, translating into MSSSPPRIVLVHGAWSGPWVFDRLTAQLRGRGFDVDTVTLPSVGGTVDMLADAEAITARLDAATGPVTLIAHSYGGIPTTQAGDHPAVERIVYIAAFALDEGESLQGSLGGSIPDFWGVADGMVSLGRSREERIAMASADLPEDAPAELAVALADMFQPQSLTAFTTPVNRVPAWKTKPTTYILAEQDQLVPPAFQEHVAARAGAHVIRVNTGHTPFEEDPSWFADLLVGVVTAERTVA; encoded by the coding sequence ATGTCATCTTCCCCTCCGCGCATCGTCCTCGTCCACGGCGCCTGGTCCGGCCCGTGGGTGTTCGACCGGCTCACCGCACAGCTGCGGGGGCGCGGCTTCGACGTGGACACCGTCACACTCCCGAGCGTCGGCGGCACCGTCGACATGCTCGCCGATGCCGAGGCCATCACGGCGAGACTGGATGCCGCGACGGGCCCGGTCACGCTCATCGCCCATTCCTACGGCGGCATCCCGACCACGCAGGCCGGGGATCACCCGGCCGTCGAACGGATCGTCTACATCGCCGCGTTCGCTCTCGACGAGGGCGAGTCCCTGCAGGGGTCGCTGGGCGGCAGCATCCCGGATTTCTGGGGCGTCGCCGACGGCATGGTGTCGTTGGGACGATCCCGCGAGGAGCGGATCGCGATGGCGTCAGCCGATCTGCCCGAGGATGCACCGGCCGAGCTCGCGGTCGCACTCGCCGACATGTTCCAGCCGCAGTCGCTCACCGCTTTCACGACGCCGGTCAACCGCGTCCCCGCCTGGAAGACGAAGCCCACGACCTACATCCTCGCCGAGCAGGACCAGCTCGTTCCCCCCGCCTTCCAGGAGCATGTGGCGGCCCGCGCCGGCGCGCACGTCATCCGCGTGAACACCGGTCACACGCCGTTCGAGGAAGACCCGAGCTGGTTCGCCGACCTGCTCGTCGGCGTCGTCACCGCCGAACGGACGGTGGCGTGA